A stretch of Geobacter sp. DNA encodes these proteins:
- the ettA gene encoding energy-dependent translational throttle protein EttA produces MSTEGQKIIYTMMRVSKFYDKKPVIKDISLSYFYGAKIGVLGLNGSGKSSLLRIMAGVDKEFNGQAVLSPGYTVGYLEQEPKLDEAKTVRQIVEEGVQATVDLLAEFNAITDKFSEPDADFEKLCDRQAELQEKLDHLEAWDLDSRLEMAMDALRCPNGDTSVKVLSGGEKRRVALCRLLLQKPDILLLDEPTNHLDAETVAWLEHHLQSYPGTVIAVTHDRYFLDNVAGWILELDRGEGIPWKGNYSSWLEQKQTRLANEEKQESERQKTLQRELEWIRMSPKGRHAKSQARISAYEQLVNEAGEKQAKELEIYLPAGPRLGDVVIEAENVAKAYNDRLLFEGMTFRLPRGGIVGVIGPNGAGKTTLFRLITGQETADSGTIRVGDTVKLAYVDQSRDALNPEKSIWEEIAEGADTIQLGRVSVNSRAYVARFNFSGSDQQKKVGTLSGGERNRVHLAKILKEGANVVLLDEPTNDLDVNTMRALEEALENFGGCAVVISHDRWFLDRIATHILAFEGDSTAVWFEGNYSEYEEDRHKRLGAAADIPHRIRYRQLTR; encoded by the coding sequence ATGAGTACCGAAGGTCAGAAAATCATTTACACCATGATGCGGGTTTCCAAGTTCTACGACAAGAAGCCGGTCATCAAGGATATCTCGCTCTCCTATTTCTATGGCGCCAAGATCGGCGTCCTCGGCCTGAACGGCTCGGGCAAGTCCTCGCTTTTGCGGATCATGGCCGGGGTGGACAAGGAGTTCAACGGCCAGGCAGTCCTCTCCCCCGGCTACACGGTCGGCTACCTGGAGCAGGAGCCGAAGCTGGACGAGGCCAAGACCGTGCGCCAGATCGTGGAGGAGGGGGTGCAGGCGACGGTGGACCTTCTGGCCGAGTTCAATGCCATCACCGACAAGTTTTCCGAGCCGGATGCCGACTTCGAGAAGCTGTGCGATCGGCAGGCGGAGCTGCAGGAGAAGCTGGACCATCTGGAAGCCTGGGACCTGGATTCGCGGCTGGAGATGGCCATGGATGCGCTCCGCTGCCCGAACGGCGATACGTCGGTCAAGGTGCTCTCAGGCGGCGAGAAGCGGCGGGTGGCGCTCTGCCGCCTGCTCCTGCAGAAACCGGACATCCTGCTCCTGGACGAACCGACCAACCATCTGGACGCCGAAACCGTGGCATGGCTGGAGCATCACCTCCAGAGCTACCCCGGCACGGTCATTGCCGTCACCCATGACCGTTACTTCCTCGACAACGTGGCCGGCTGGATCCTGGAACTGGACCGGGGGGAGGGGATCCCCTGGAAGGGGAACTATTCTTCCTGGCTGGAGCAGAAGCAGACACGGCTCGCCAACGAGGAGAAGCAGGAGAGCGAGCGGCAGAAGACCCTGCAGCGCGAGCTGGAATGGATCAGGATGTCCCCCAAGGGGCGGCATGCCAAGTCCCAGGCCCGCATCAGCGCCTACGAGCAGCTGGTCAACGAGGCGGGTGAGAAGCAGGCAAAGGAGCTGGAGATCTATCTCCCGGCCGGCCCGCGCCTGGGTGACGTGGTCATCGAGGCGGAGAATGTCGCCAAAGCCTATAACGACCGGCTCCTGTTCGAGGGGATGACCTTCAGGCTGCCGCGCGGCGGCATCGTCGGCGTTATCGGCCCCAACGGTGCCGGCAAGACCACGCTGTTCCGTCTGATCACCGGCCAGGAGACCGCCGATTCCGGCACGATCCGGGTCGGCGATACGGTGAAGCTCGCCTATGTCGACCAGAGCCGCGATGCCCTCAACCCGGAGAAGAGCATCTGGGAAGAGATCGCGGAAGGGGCAGATACCATCCAGCTCGGCAGGGTGAGTGTCAACTCCCGCGCCTACGTGGCCCGCTTCAACTTCTCCGGCAGCGACCAGCAGAAAAAGGTCGGCACGCTCTCCGGCGGCGAGCGGAACCGGGTTCACCTCGCCAAGATCCTCAAGGAGGGCGCTAACGTCGTCCTGCTCGACGAACCGACCAACGACCTGGACGTGAACACCATGCGCGCACTCGAAGAGGCGTTGGAAAACTTCGGCGGCTGCGCCGTGGTCATCTCCCACGACCGCTGGTTCCTCGACCGGATCGCCACCCATATCCTGGCCTTCGAGGGGGACAGCACCGCAGTCTGGTTCGAGGGGAACTACTCGGAATATGAGGAAGACCGGCACAAGCGTCTCGGCGCGGCCGCAGACATCCCGCACCGGATCAGGTACCGCCAGCTGACCCGCTAG
- the moaA gene encoding GTP 3',8-cyclase MoaA, producing MQLVDTFGRTINYLRLSVTDRCNLRCHYCMPDKGVEKLAHGDILSYEELLLIARTAVQLGVEKVRVTGGEPLVRRGITSFLARLAGLPGLRHLVLTTNGLLLAELAADLRHAGVQRVNVSLDSLDPATFAAITRGGDLARVLAGLAAADSAGLPLKLNMVVMRGVNDAEIEAFARLTLESPFAVRFIEYMPTLQDSGWQEQIVPGSEILERLAKRFRFALVDRGPYAGPSQDFRIEGARGTFGIITPVSGHFCSDCNRIRVTAAGEARSCLFSAAGIDLKPFLRPEDGEGLREALRRLVEEKPHRHGMNRCGCEHEPFVMAKIGG from the coding sequence GTGCAGCTGGTTGATACCTTCGGGCGGACCATCAATTATCTGCGGCTTTCCGTGACCGATCGCTGCAATCTCCGCTGCCACTACTGCATGCCCGACAAGGGTGTGGAAAAGCTTGCCCACGGCGATATCCTCAGTTACGAGGAGTTGCTGCTGATCGCCCGGACAGCGGTGCAACTCGGGGTGGAAAAGGTGCGGGTGACCGGCGGGGAGCCGCTGGTGAGACGCGGCATTACCTCGTTCCTGGCCCGGCTGGCCGGGCTGCCGGGGCTCAGGCACCTGGTGCTCACCACCAACGGGCTGCTCCTGGCAGAGCTGGCTGCCGATCTCAGGCACGCCGGCGTGCAGCGGGTCAACGTCAGTCTCGATTCGCTCGATCCGGCGACCTTTGCCGCCATCACCCGCGGTGGCGATCTGGCCCGCGTCCTAGCCGGGCTGGCTGCTGCGGATAGTGCCGGTCTCCCCCTCAAGCTCAACATGGTGGTCATGCGCGGGGTCAACGATGCCGAGATCGAGGCGTTTGCCCGACTGACCCTGGAGAGCCCCTTTGCGGTCCGCTTCATCGAATACATGCCGACCCTGCAGGATAGCGGCTGGCAGGAGCAGATCGTTCCCGGCAGCGAGATCCTGGAGCGCCTGGCGAAACGGTTCCGCTTCGCCCTGGTCGATCGGGGCCCCTATGCCGGGCCGTCCCAGGATTTCAGGATCGAAGGGGCCAGAGGAACCTTTGGCATCATTACCCCGGTTTCGGGGCACTTCTGCAGCGATTGCAACAGGATTCGGGTCACGGCGGCCGGAGAGGCGCGCAGTTGTCTCTTTTCCGCAGCGGGCATCGACCTGAAGCCATTCCTTCGGCCTGAGGATGGCGAGGGGCTGCGGGAGGCCCTGCGCCGGCTGGTGGAAGAGAAGCCGCACCGGCACGGGATGAACCGCTGTGGCTGCGAACACGAGCCGTTTGTCATGGCCAAGATCGGCGGATAG
- a CDS encoding ParB/RepB/Spo0J family partition protein gives MCTIPRCADNLGTETAMTNKSARTPAQDAHHLDQLSFFPETVMQQAPPPPAPATTSYQKGRLYRVAVADLLPDPSQPRKHFDKESLDELAISIARHGLLQPVIFRQEPDGSIFTVAGGRRLAAARQAGLKTIPAICSDGQAAEIALVENLIRQDLGCIEEAEAVERLKSSHDYTLADLSAILGKSVSTLSEIISLTRLPLEIRDECRPRRDLARSILVEIAKLSTTEEMLALYRRYNREGLSRAALRSRTSAKQAVSPGYHRLCRSFSKKITAIDVTALQGKERVKVKTELEGLREIIDRHLAELVDER, from the coding sequence ATGTGTACCATCCCCCGGTGCGCAGACAACCTCGGAACAGAGACCGCTATGACAAACAAATCGGCACGCACACCAGCGCAGGATGCACACCATCTCGACCAGCTGTCGTTCTTTCCGGAAACCGTGATGCAGCAGGCACCACCGCCCCCGGCTCCGGCTACCACGAGCTACCAGAAGGGCCGGCTCTACCGTGTCGCTGTTGCCGATCTGCTTCCCGATCCGTCACAGCCCCGCAAGCACTTCGACAAAGAGTCCCTTGACGAACTGGCAATCTCCATAGCCCGTCATGGGCTCCTTCAGCCGGTGATCTTTCGCCAGGAACCCGACGGCAGCATTTTCACAGTCGCCGGTGGCCGCAGACTCGCCGCAGCTCGCCAGGCCGGGCTAAAGACCATTCCAGCCATCTGCAGCGACGGCCAGGCAGCCGAGATCGCCCTGGTGGAAAACCTTATCCGTCAGGATCTCGGCTGCATCGAAGAGGCAGAGGCCGTGGAACGGCTCAAGAGCTCGCACGACTATACCCTTGCCGATCTCTCCGCCATCCTCGGCAAGTCGGTCTCCACCCTTTCCGAGATCATCTCCCTGACCCGGCTCCCGCTGGAGATCCGCGACGAATGCCGCCCCCGCCGCGACCTGGCCCGCAGCATCCTGGTGGAGATCGCCAAGCTCTCAACCACCGAGGAGATGCTTGCCCTCTACCGGCGCTATAACCGGGAAGGGCTGTCGCGCGCGGCCCTGCGTTCCCGCACCTCGGCAAAACAGGCCGTCAGTCCGGGTTACCACCGGCTCTGCCGCTCATTTTCGAAAAAAATTACAGCCATTGACGTGACCGCCCTGCAGGGGAAAGAGCGTGTGAAGGTGAAGACAGAACTGGAAGGGCTCAGGGAGATCATCGACCGGCACCTGGCGGAACTGGTCGACGAGAGGTAA
- a CDS encoding molybdopterin molybdenumtransferase MoeA — protein MTTLAQALTQILDSVTPLDTELVELGSALGRVIAGEIVALWDLPMVDNSAMDGYAVRHVDCTPCASFRVTGFLPAGNELVPQVRQGEAVKIMTGAPIPAGSDLVVPVEEAEERDGQVTFSDPVRMGQHIRFRGEDVRAGQTIAGPGTLIRPAEINMLASLGKALVPVYRRARVAVVATGDELVELGQLPEPGCVINSNSLALAAAIREIGAEPVMIGIARDDLDSHRRLLTAALSADAVITSAGVSAGDRDLVRDVLAELGVRQLFWKVKVKPGGPTAFGMKGAVPVFSLPGNPVSTLLTFEMLVRPALLKLMGHARLFKVPVRAILAEDARPREGKTTLLRVRLSYADGAWSASSSGDQKTSFLRTQVAADGIVPLAPGKETLPAGSEVGVLVLGERQWLVEC, from the coding sequence ATGACGACGTTGGCGCAAGCCTTGACACAGATACTCGATTCGGTTACGCCGCTCGACACGGAGCTCGTGGAACTGGGGAGCGCCCTCGGCAGGGTCATTGCCGGGGAGATTGTCGCCCTCTGGGATCTGCCGATGGTCGACAACTCGGCAATGGACGGATATGCCGTCCGCCATGTCGACTGTACCCCCTGTGCATCATTTCGCGTCACCGGCTTTCTGCCGGCGGGGAATGAGCTGGTGCCCCAGGTACGGCAGGGGGAGGCGGTCAAGATCATGACCGGCGCGCCGATCCCCGCCGGCAGCGACCTGGTTGTCCCGGTGGAGGAGGCCGAGGAGCGTGACGGGCAGGTCACCTTCTCTGACCCGGTCAGGATGGGACAGCATATCCGGTTTCGCGGCGAGGATGTGCGGGCCGGCCAGACCATCGCCGGACCCGGCACCCTGATCCGGCCGGCGGAGATCAACATGCTGGCATCGCTGGGCAAGGCGCTGGTCCCGGTCTATCGGCGGGCCAGGGTGGCTGTCGTGGCAACCGGCGACGAGCTGGTCGAGCTGGGCCAGCTGCCGGAGCCCGGCTGCGTCATCAACAGCAATTCCCTGGCCCTGGCAGCCGCCATCAGGGAGATCGGGGCCGAACCGGTGATGATCGGCATCGCCCGCGACGATCTCGACAGCCATCGCCGGCTCCTGACCGCTGCCCTGAGCGCCGATGCGGTCATCACCTCGGCGGGGGTCTCTGCCGGTGACCGCGACCTGGTGCGGGACGTCCTGGCAGAGCTCGGGGTTCGCCAGCTCTTCTGGAAGGTCAAGGTCAAGCCGGGTGGGCCGACCGCGTTCGGCATGAAGGGAGCGGTGCCGGTCTTTTCCCTGCCCGGCAATCCCGTCTCCACGCTCCTCACCTTCGAGATGCTGGTCAGGCCGGCGCTGCTCAAGCTGATGGGGCATGCCAGGCTGTTCAAGGTCCCGGTCAGGGCCATCCTTGCCGAAGATGCCCGCCCCCGCGAAGGGAAGACGACGCTGCTGCGGGTGAGGCTTTCCTATGCCGACGGTGCCTGGTCCGCCTCTTCTTCGGGAGACCAGAAGACTAGTTTCCTCCGTACCCAGGTTGCGGCAGACGGCATCGTGCCACTGGCACCGGGCAAGGAGACGCTCCCTGCCGGGAGCGAGGTTGGCGTCCTGGTGCTCGGCGAGCGGCAGTGGTTGGTGGAGTGCTGA
- the moaC gene encoding cyclic pyranopterin monophosphate synthase MoaC — protein sequence MAFNHFDSRGQAIMVDVSAKEPTLRAAVASARVRLTPAILRSILEGGGVKGDVLGVARLAGIQAAKRTPDLIPLAHPLAIHHVAIEFAPVPETGVVAIRATVKALERTGVEMEAMVAASVAALTVYDMCKGVDKGIAIEEVVLLAKDGGKSGSYRRGETL from the coding sequence ATGGCTTTCAATCATTTTGACAGTCGCGGCCAGGCGATCATGGTGGATGTGAGCGCCAAGGAGCCGACCTTGAGGGCTGCCGTTGCCTCTGCCAGGGTGCGGCTCACCCCTGCCATACTCCGGTCGATCCTGGAGGGGGGGGGTGTCAAGGGGGATGTGCTGGGGGTTGCCCGGCTTGCAGGGATTCAGGCGGCAAAACGGACCCCGGACCTGATCCCCCTTGCCCATCCGCTCGCCATCCACCATGTTGCCATTGAGTTCGCACCGGTTCCGGAAACGGGGGTGGTGGCGATCAGGGCAACGGTGAAGGCCCTGGAACGGACCGGCGTGGAGATGGAGGCGATGGTGGCCGCCAGTGTTGCGGCGCTCACGGTCTATGACATGTGCAAGGGCGTGGACAAGGGGATAGCCATCGAAGAGGTGGTGCTGCTCGCCAAGGATGGCGGCAAGAGCGGCAGCTACCGCCGGGGAGAGACATTATGA
- a CDS encoding MOSC domain-containing protein produces MASVTAVCVSKEKGERKVPVPRVELVVGHGIEGDAHAGDWHRQVSLLASESIAKMRALGLDVSSGDFAENITTAGIELIALKVGDRLAIADALLEITQLGKECHSRCAIYHQAGDCVMPKEGIFARVLRGGTIQPGDEITQVFPETGSPAGGES; encoded by the coding sequence ATGGCCAGCGTAACAGCGGTCTGCGTGAGCAAGGAGAAGGGGGAGCGGAAGGTGCCGGTCCCCAGGGTCGAACTGGTGGTCGGTCATGGCATCGAAGGGGATGCCCATGCCGGTGACTGGCATCGCCAGGTGAGCCTTTTGGCCAGCGAGAGCATCGCCAAGATGCGCGCGCTCGGGCTGGATGTCTCCAGTGGGGACTTTGCCGAGAACATCACCACCGCCGGCATCGAGCTGATCGCCCTCAAGGTGGGGGACCGGCTGGCGATTGCCGATGCGCTGCTGGAGATCACCCAGCTCGGCAAGGAGTGCCATAGCCGCTGCGCCATCTACCACCAGGCCGGCGACTGCGTGATGCCGAAGGAGGGAATCTTCGCCCGCGTGCTGCGGGGGGGGACCATACAGCCCGGAGACGAGATCACGCAGGTCTTTCCCGAGACCGGGAGTCCTGCAGGAGGGGAGTCATGA
- a CDS encoding CBS domain-containing protein, giving the protein MEVITTHINADFDCLGAMVAAHKLYPDAHMVFAGSQEKSMRDFFLKSSSYVLNFTRIKDIDFDRIDRLILVDCQHTSRIGRFVDVVRRPGVSVHIYDHHPESAGDIGHDGGLIRECGSSTTIIARILEGRGIGVSPIEATLMMLGIYEDTGSLTFVSTTEDDYLAAAWLLKQGANLNTVADFMTQELTAEQVSLLNDLLKSLQTITLNGITVSIAQASLDYYVGDIAVLAHMMRDMENLEALFLVVEMGSRVHIVARSRIPEVNVGEILREMGGGGHATAASSTIHELTMIQVMARLEEVLRLKVNPRRVARDIMSMPVKTVTVQTSLVEARDLLTRYNVNAMPVLAGRNMAGIISRRIVEKALYHNLGHLPVSEYMHTEYLSATPDTPVQEIQEYFVRHNRRFAPVFDGEELVGVVTRTDLLRSMYAGEALYDLAREALPMRSKEVARLMQGKLSRRVLQLLKEAGETGTALELPVYAVGGFVRDLLLGIENLDIDITVEGDGILFAETFARSHGCRCKCHHKFGTAVIVFPDGFKIDVASTRLEFYETPAALPIVERSSLKMDLYRRDFTINTLAIQLNSGDFGLLIDHFGGQRDIHEQTIRVLHNLSFVEDPTRVFRAIRFEQRLGFHIATHTENLIKNAVRMNFLEKLGGKRLLTELVIILRERDPLAAVGRMAELELLRFIHPELKLTAETRRVLDESRQIISWFELLFLDRRYEKWVVYFLGLCETLEDEAFVAVCIRLAVSEHYREKLAEMRRRGRQIMEASTRRSLRRDSLTKSDVYKMFSDLSVEVLLYLMARTREEEMKKHLSLYFTQLQNVHCLITGTDIMAMGVPEGPLVGMILGLLLEARLNGEVMSREDELRFVIAARDRLLHERNSSGDMAESRQ; this is encoded by the coding sequence ATGGAAGTCATAACTACGCACATCAATGCCGATTTCGATTGCCTGGGCGCCATGGTAGCGGCTCACAAGCTCTATCCCGACGCCCATATGGTTTTTGCCGGGTCCCAGGAAAAGAGCATGCGCGACTTTTTTCTCAAGTCGTCCAGCTATGTCCTTAATTTCACTCGGATCAAGGATATCGATTTCGATCGTATCGACCGGCTGATCCTGGTCGACTGCCAGCACACCTCGCGGATCGGCCGTTTTGTCGACGTGGTCCGCCGGCCGGGCGTATCGGTCCATATCTATGATCACCATCCGGAATCTGCCGGCGACATCGGGCATGACGGCGGCCTGATCCGCGAATGCGGTTCCTCAACCACGATCATCGCCCGCATCCTCGAGGGACGGGGGATTGGGGTCTCCCCCATCGAGGCGACCCTGATGATGCTCGGCATCTACGAGGACACCGGCAGCCTCACCTTCGTCTCCACCACCGAGGACGATTACCTGGCTGCTGCCTGGCTCCTGAAGCAGGGGGCCAACCTGAACACGGTGGCGGACTTCATGACCCAGGAGCTGACCGCCGAACAGGTCTCGCTCTTGAACGACCTGCTCAAGTCGCTGCAGACCATTACCCTGAACGGCATCACCGTTTCCATTGCCCAGGCCTCCCTTGACTACTATGTGGGGGATATTGCCGTGCTTGCCCACATGATGCGGGACATGGAGAACCTGGAGGCGCTGTTCCTGGTGGTCGAGATGGGGAGCAGGGTGCACATCGTGGCACGCAGCCGCATCCCCGAGGTGAACGTGGGGGAGATCCTGCGCGAAATGGGGGGGGGCGGACATGCCACGGCAGCTTCGTCAACCATCCACGAGCTGACCATGATCCAGGTGATGGCACGTCTGGAAGAGGTGCTGCGACTGAAGGTGAACCCGCGCCGGGTCGCCAGGGACATCATGTCGATGCCGGTGAAGACGGTGACGGTGCAGACGAGTCTTGTCGAGGCACGTGATCTCCTGACGCGCTACAACGTCAATGCCATGCCGGTTCTGGCTGGTAGGAACATGGCCGGCATCATCTCCCGCCGGATCGTGGAAAAGGCGCTCTACCACAACCTGGGGCATCTCCCGGTCAGCGAGTACATGCACACCGAATACCTCTCGGCCACCCCCGACACCCCGGTCCAGGAGATCCAGGAGTACTTCGTCAGGCATAACCGCCGCTTTGCTCCGGTTTTCGACGGGGAGGAACTGGTCGGGGTCGTGACCCGGACCGACCTGCTCCGCTCCATGTATGCCGGCGAGGCGCTCTACGACCTGGCCCGCGAGGCGTTGCCGATGCGGAGCAAGGAGGTTGCCCGTCTCATGCAGGGGAAGCTCTCCCGTCGCGTGCTGCAGCTCCTGAAGGAAGCGGGGGAGACCGGCACCGCGCTCGAACTGCCGGTCTACGCGGTGGGCGGCTTCGTGCGCGACCTGTTGCTCGGGATCGAAAACCTGGACATCGACATCACCGTGGAAGGAGATGGCATCCTCTTTGCCGAGACCTTTGCCCGCAGCCATGGCTGCCGCTGCAAATGCCATCACAAGTTCGGCACGGCAGTGATCGTCTTCCCGGACGGCTTCAAGATCGATGTGGCGAGCACCCGCCTGGAGTTCTACGAAACCCCGGCTGCGCTCCCCATCGTGGAGCGTTCGTCCCTCAAGATGGACCTCTACCGGCGCGATTTTACCATCAATACCCTGGCCATTCAGCTGAACAGCGGGGACTTCGGCCTCCTGATCGACCACTTCGGCGGTCAGCGGGACATCCACGAACAGACCATCAGGGTCCTGCACAACCTCTCCTTTGTCGAGGACCCGACCAGGGTGTTCCGCGCCATCCGTTTCGAGCAGCGCCTCGGCTTCCATATCGCCACCCATACGGAAAACCTGATCAAGAACGCGGTCCGGATGAATTTCCTGGAAAAGCTTGGGGGGAAGCGTCTGCTCACCGAGCTGGTGATCATCCTCCGGGAGCGTGATCCCCTTGCTGCCGTGGGTCGAATGGCCGAGCTGGAACTGCTCCGCTTCATCCATCCCGAGCTGAAGCTGACCGCTGAGACGCGCCGCGTGCTGGATGAGTCGCGCCAGATCATCTCGTGGTTCGAGCTGCTCTTCCTCGACCGCCGATACGAAAAGTGGGTGGTCTATTTCCTGGGACTCTGCGAGACCCTGGAGGACGAGGCATTTGTGGCGGTCTGCATCAGGCTGGCGGTGAGCGAACACTACCGGGAAAAACTGGCCGAGATGCGGCGCCGGGGCAGGCAGATCATGGAGGCATCGACACGCCGCAGCCTGCGTCGGGACAGCCTGACAAAGAGCGATGTCTACAAGATGTTCAGCGATCTTTCCGTCGAGGTCCTGCTCTACCTGATGGCGCGCACCAGGGAAGAGGAGATGAAAAAACACCTCTCCCTCTATTTCACCCAGCTGCAGAATGTCCATTGCCTCATCACCGGCACCGACATCATGGCAATGGGGGTCCCCGAGGGGCCGCTGGTGGGGATGATTCTCGGTTTGCTGCTGGAGGCACGGCTCAACGGCGAGGTGATGAGCCGGGAAGACGAGTTGCGCTTCGTCATCGCTGCCCGCGATCGGCTGTTGCACGAGCGCAACAGTTCCGGCGATATGGCCGAGTCGCGACAATAG
- a CDS encoding DUF4080 domain-containing protein, which translates to MHLHLVTIHAMHSPQAVPLAAASLKAFLDARDNRNPPVTVTCAEIFSGTPLDAVAGEILALEPDMVGFPLYVWNRAECCGLAELLRRAAPGLMIIAGGPEATADPEGVLKEAPFDLVVIGEGEFTLAELFDRLAAGVAIDDLPGIARLVHGRAVSVKRPPIPDLGLLTSPYLSGLLDAHIPNGVVWQLSRGCSFGCDFCFDGMGDRKVRRYPLERLEAELDYVLAHRVNQIFVLDSTFNQDVKRAKTLLRLIAKKAPHVHCHFEVRHELLDSEQARLFAGLTCSLQIGLQSADPEVARNVGRAFRRDDFVAKIGMLNETGVIFGFDLIYGLPGDSLARFREGLDFALSLYPNHLDIFPLSVLPGTALAGRATALGMKHLAKPPYTLLETPTFPAADMVRARRLGAACDIFYSRGKAVAWFNGVVATLRLTPVAFLERFVAWLQEQGAGECDESRFGDEAIWRLQREFLTARFTRQRVGRLLPLALDFVDYHYHYAATVMAVPPQLPGRRKPSRADLLRKPLMLAPSSRLATFTYEILDLLETGEPDLRAIAATLQPSGSYAAIYPHDGQVCTESLAEPYFRLLERLDGETPAALLAADLEIAADEAGDFLAFATAEGIVTPVAPLGA; encoded by the coding sequence ATGCACCTGCACCTGGTCACCATCCATGCCATGCACTCCCCCCAGGCCGTGCCGCTGGCAGCCGCCAGCCTCAAGGCCTTCCTCGATGCGCGCGACAACCGGAACCCCCCGGTAACGGTCACCTGCGCCGAGATCTTCTCCGGCACCCCCCTGGATGCGGTCGCTGGCGAGATCCTTGCGCTTGAGCCGGACATGGTCGGCTTTCCGCTCTACGTCTGGAACCGGGCAGAGTGTTGCGGCCTGGCGGAATTGCTGCGCCGGGCCGCGCCGGGCCTCATGATCATCGCCGGCGGCCCGGAAGCGACCGCCGATCCCGAGGGCGTCCTCAAGGAGGCGCCCTTTGACCTCGTGGTGATCGGCGAAGGGGAGTTTACCCTGGCCGAGCTGTTCGATCGCCTTGCTGCCGGTGTAGCCATCGACGATCTGCCGGGGATCGCCCGGCTCGTCCATGGCCGAGCCGTCTCTGTCAAGCGTCCGCCGATCCCCGACCTGGGTCTGCTTACTTCTCCCTACCTCTCCGGTCTGCTCGACGCCCATATCCCGAACGGAGTGGTCTGGCAGCTGTCGCGGGGCTGCTCATTCGGCTGTGATTTCTGCTTCGACGGCATGGGTGACCGCAAGGTCCGGCGCTACCCGCTGGAGCGGCTGGAAGCGGAACTGGACTATGTCCTGGCCCATAGGGTGAACCAGATCTTCGTCCTCGATTCCACCTTCAACCAGGATGTGAAGCGGGCCAAGACCCTGCTCCGGCTGATCGCGAAAAAGGCCCCTCATGTTCATTGCCATTTCGAGGTGCGGCACGAACTGCTGGATTCGGAGCAGGCCAGGCTCTTTGCCGGGTTGACCTGTTCCCTGCAGATCGGTCTGCAGAGCGCCGATCCCGAGGTGGCCCGCAACGTGGGCCGAGCATTCAGGCGCGACGATTTCGTTGCCAAGATCGGGATGCTCAACGAAACCGGCGTTATCTTCGGCTTCGACCTGATCTACGGCCTGCCGGGCGACAGCCTGGCCCGATTCAGGGAGGGGCTCGATTTTGCCCTCTCCCTCTATCCCAACCACCTGGACATCTTTCCCCTCTCGGTCCTGCCCGGCACGGCGCTTGCCGGCCGCGCCACAGCCCTCGGCATGAAGCACCTGGCAAAGCCCCCCTATACCCTGCTGGAGACGCCGACGTTCCCGGCTGCCGATATGGTTCGTGCCCGCCGACTCGGGGCTGCCTGCGACATCTTCTACAGCAGGGGCAAGGCGGTGGCCTGGTTCAATGGCGTGGTCGCAACGCTCCGCCTGACGCCGGTCGCCTTCCTGGAGCGCTTTGTCGCCTGGCTGCAGGAACAGGGAGCAGGGGAGTGCGACGAGTCCCGCTTCGGCGACGAGGCAATCTGGCGGCTGCAGCGGGAGTTTCTTACCGCCCGGTTCACCCGGCAGCGGGTCGGACGCCTCTTGCCGCTCGCCCTCGATTTCGTGGACTACCATTACCATTATGCCGCCACCGTCATGGCGGTGCCGCCGCAGCTTCCCGGCCGGCGAAAGCCCTCCCGTGCCGACCTGCTCCGCAAACCGCTCATGCTGGCGCCGTCGTCGCGGCTGGCCACGTTCACCTACGAGATCCTCGATCTCCTGGAGACCGGGGAGCCCGACCTGCGCGCAATAGCCGCCACCCTGCAGCCGTCGGGATCCTATGCGGCCATCTATCCCCATGACGGCCAGGTCTGTACCGAGTCGCTGGCTGAACCCTATTTCCGCCTGCTGGAACGGCTCGACGGTGAGACACCGGCAGCCCTTCTGGCCGCCGATCTGGAGATTGCTGCTGACGAGGCAGGGGATTTTCTCGCATTTGCGACTGCGGAGGGGATCGTTACCCCTGTTGCACCTCTAGGCGCCTAA
- a CDS encoding molybdenum cofactor biosynthesis protein → MRVAILTLSDKGARGERQDLSGPALQSWLEGKGATVCATELLPDERGMIAERLASWAASGSVDLVLTTGGTGVSPRDVTPDATLDVVERVIPGFGEEMRRASREKTPHALISRAVAGILKSTLIINLPGSPKGAVENLEAVWPAIPHAIAKIQGDPDDCAS, encoded by the coding sequence ATGAGGGTGGCAATCCTGACCCTGAGCGACAAGGGGGCCCGCGGCGAGCGGCAGGACCTGAGCGGCCCGGCACTGCAAAGCTGGCTGGAAGGGAAGGGGGCGACTGTCTGTGCAACCGAATTGCTGCCGGACGAGCGCGGGATGATTGCCGAACGGCTGGCATCCTGGGCGGCAAGCGGCAGCGTCGACCTGGTGCTCACCACTGGCGGCACCGGGGTTTCGCCCCGCGATGTGACGCCGGATGCTACCCTGGATGTGGTGGAACGGGTCATACCCGGATTCGGCGAGGAGATGCGCCGGGCGAGCCGGGAAAAGACTCCGCATGCCCTCATCTCCAGGGCGGTTGCCGGCATCCTGAAGTCGACCCTCATCATCAATCTCCCCGGCAGCCCCAAGGGGGCCGTGGAGAACCTCGAAGCGGTCTGGCCCGCCATCCCCCATGCCATAGCCAAGATCCAGGGTGATCCTGACGACTGCGCCTCCTGA